A window of Acidimicrobiia bacterium contains these coding sequences:
- a CDS encoding AAA family ATPase translates to MTTTVTFEDPTGAGAPIGLALHELGDDITDGTQRLAKIPEPDPHYVDLGMLYRLAAFERVRRESMADTPLHLALRGHMGTGKDHDLEQFAAILRMPYYRIPLTGEVRDITLIGSVKLYGDGKGGTESRWEDGDITRALRGPALINLSELNAAGAETLFALHGLLDRYQALDLPTGETVRLRRDTRIFGTLNPTDLRDYAGTQTLNKAFADRWVIWEKSFPDGDQLEMMLTRRYPGMAAPYVTVITRLAVEVNESFLSADARTRVGTPMSLRTVLDRLPAGLYMHAADDDPLRRAWEGFVLSHIDPFDRDHYETVWAAVARRGPDVKPFR, encoded by the coding sequence ATGACCACCACCGTCACCTTCGAGGACCCCACCGGCGCCGGCGCGCCGATCGGGCTCGCCTTGCACGAGCTCGGCGACGACATCACCGACGGCACCCAGCGACTGGCCAAGATCCCCGAGCCCGACCCGCACTACGTCGATCTCGGCATGCTCTACCGGCTCGCCGCCTTCGAGCGGGTGCGCCGGGAGTCGATGGCCGACACCCCGCTACACCTCGCCCTGCGCGGTCACATGGGGACGGGTAAGGACCACGATCTCGAGCAGTTCGCCGCCATCCTTCGCATGCCCTACTACCGGATCCCGCTCACCGGCGAGGTCCGCGACATCACGCTCATCGGATCGGTAAAGCTCTATGGCGATGGCAAGGGCGGAACCGAATCGCGCTGGGAGGACGGCGACATCACGCGTGCGCTGCGGGGCCCGGCCCTCATCAACCTCTCCGAGCTCAATGCCGCAGGAGCCGAGACGCTGTTCGCCCTCCACGGTCTGCTCGATCGGTACCAGGCCCTCGACCTCCCGACCGGAGAAACGGTGCGGTTGCGCCGGGACACCCGCATCTTCGGCACCCTCAACCCCACCGACCTCCGCGACTACGCCGGCACCCAGACCCTCAACAAGGCCTTCGCCGACCGCTGGGTGATCTGGGAGAAAAGCTTTCCCGACGGGGACCAGCTGGAGATGATGCTCACCCGGCGCTACCCCGGCATGGCGGCCCCCTACGTCACCGTCATCACCCGACTCGCCGTCGAGGTGAACGAGTCGTTCCTGTCCGCCGACGCCCGGACCCGTGTCGGCACCCCGATGAGCCTGCGCACCGTGCTCGACCGACTCCCCGCCGGGCTCTACATGCACGCCGCCGACGACGATCCCCTCCGGCGCGCCTGGGAGGGCTTCGTGCTCAGCCACATAGACCCGTTCGACCGCGACCACTACGAGACGGTGTGGGCTGCGGTCGCCCGCCGGGGACCCGACGTCAAGCCCTTCCGGTAG
- a CDS encoding TIGR00730 family Rossman fold protein yields MEPTPGTRHPRLDEAIQALIAEAIDLNGSRRDTDLLEEMLTTVVQLNADAADRGDLKLINTSLREMRNAFLLFGKYRAERKVSVFGSARLPEDDPNYRMAVSFAEEMAQRRDWMVVTGAGPGIMEAANRGAGPGRSFGVNIRLPFEDAANPFVEPDRLIDFHYFFTRKLIFVKESDAFALFPGGFGTLDETFELLTLTQTGKTSVHPIVLLEAPGTGYWQPWLDFVETSLVRKGTISAHDLNLFTYTTDPMAAADEITRFYTNYHSQRFVGDRLVLRLVRPLGDEDLAWLNDEFGDMLASGRIEAIEATETEIADDDHVELPRLRLHFDRRSLGRLRYMVDAINDLSPGEPAPAGD; encoded by the coding sequence ATGGAACCGACCCCGGGCACCAGACATCCCCGGCTCGACGAGGCGATACAAGCTCTGATCGCAGAGGCCATTGACCTCAACGGCAGCCGACGCGACACGGATCTCCTGGAGGAGATGCTCACGACGGTGGTGCAGCTCAACGCCGATGCCGCCGACCGCGGCGACCTCAAACTGATCAACACCTCACTGCGAGAGATGCGCAACGCCTTCCTGCTGTTCGGCAAGTACCGGGCCGAACGCAAGGTCTCGGTGTTCGGATCGGCCCGCCTCCCCGAGGACGATCCGAACTACCGAATGGCGGTCTCCTTCGCCGAGGAGATGGCCCAGCGCCGCGACTGGATGGTGGTGACCGGCGCCGGACCGGGCATCATGGAAGCCGCCAACCGGGGCGCCGGTCCCGGCCGATCGTTCGGCGTCAACATCCGACTCCCCTTCGAGGACGCCGCCAACCCGTTCGTGGAACCCGACCGCCTCATCGACTTCCACTACTTCTTCACCCGCAAGCTCATATTCGTCAAGGAGTCGGATGCCTTTGCGCTGTTTCCGGGCGGCTTCGGGACCCTCGACGAGACCTTCGAACTGCTCACCCTGACCCAGACCGGCAAGACGAGCGTTCACCCCATCGTCCTGCTGGAAGCGCCGGGCACCGGATACTGGCAGCCGTGGCTCGACTTCGTGGAGACCAGCCTGGTTCGGAAGGGCACCATCTCGGCACACGACCTCAACCTGTTCACCTACACCACCGACCCAATGGCCGCCGCCGACGAAATCACCCGCTTCTACACCAACTACCACTCGCAGCGGTTCGTCGGGGATCGCCTGGTGCTGCGCCTGGTGCGGCCCCTCGGTGACGAAGACCTGGCCTGGTTGAACGACGAGTTCGGCGACATGCTCGCCTCGGGTCGCATCGAGGCGATCGAGGCGACCGAAACGGAGATCGCCGACGACGACCACGTCGAGCTCCCCCGGCTCAGACTCCACTTCGACCGGCGCAGCCTGGGACGCCTCCGCTACATGGTGGACGCCATCAACGACCTGTCGCCCGGAGAGCCAGCGCCCGCGGGCGATTAG
- a CDS encoding maleylpyruvate isomerase family mycothiol-dependent enzyme, with protein MREILADLVAEQQGLDQSLQRAPDRDWKKRIAAGGPTVVQTIARLSWGEQHAARLLQGDKKVIKEVEGYDDCDAFHQAGMDLAKGKRPQEVIEAWRFARADVVDALSRLKSEDMVPWFGGKIKARTFATIRLAETWAQGLGILTTLDKEIVEHPRLVHVAWLGWATLPHAFADKGLAYPKPVRVELVGPGYARWVFGPDGAPDVIRGQGVDWCRLAAGHTTKPGSLIATGDVAQQALKSVQIFS; from the coding sequence ATGCGTGAGATCCTGGCCGACCTGGTCGCCGAACAGCAGGGACTCGACCAGTCGCTGCAACGGGCACCCGACCGCGACTGGAAGAAGCGCATCGCCGCCGGCGGACCCACCGTGGTCCAGACCATCGCCCGGCTCTCCTGGGGTGAGCAGCATGCGGCACGCCTGCTCCAGGGAGACAAGAAGGTCATCAAGGAGGTCGAGGGATACGACGACTGCGACGCCTTCCATCAGGCGGGCATGGACCTGGCCAAGGGAAAGCGTCCGCAAGAGGTGATCGAGGCCTGGCGCTTCGCCCGCGCCGACGTGGTCGATGCGCTGAGTCGGCTGAAGTCCGAGGACATGGTCCCGTGGTTCGGCGGGAAGATCAAGGCCCGCACCTTCGCCACCATTCGCCTGGCGGAGACCTGGGCCCAGGGGCTCGGCATCCTCACCACCCTCGACAAGGAGATCGTCGAGCATCCTCGACTGGTGCACGTCGCCTGGCTCGGGTGGGCCACCCTCCCCCACGCCTTCGCCGACAAGGGCTTGGCCTACCCCAAGCCGGTGCGCGTCGAACTCGTCGGACCGGGTTACGCCCGCTGGGTGTTCGGCCCGGACGGAGCCCCCGATGTAATCCGCGGGCAGGGCGTCGACTGGTGTCGCCTCGCCGCTGGTCATACCACCAAGCCCGGATCCCTCATCGCCACCGGTGACGTCGCCCAGCAGGCGCTCAAGAGCGTTCAGATCTTCTCGTGA
- a CDS encoding BtpA/SgcQ family protein, translating to MTPRLIGMVHLGALPGSPAFDGDLTGVIDRGRRDAATLADAGFDAVMVENFGDAPFFADTVPPATIAAMTVAAAAIADAVDVPIGINVLRNDALAALAIASAVGAGFIRVNVLSGTMFTDQGPIVGRAAEVARARRTLAPNTRVFADVFVKHATPPPGSSLRLAAADLWERGGADALIVSGDGTGDPVDPGTLSEVTAAVPGAPVLVGSGATAQTVGSLLAKASGVIVGTAVKVGGVTTAPVDATLARQFVAAAG from the coding sequence GTGACTCCCCGGCTCATCGGGATGGTGCACCTGGGAGCCCTCCCCGGGTCTCCGGCGTTCGACGGCGATCTGACCGGCGTCATCGACAGAGGGCGACGCGACGCCGCGACCCTCGCAGACGCCGGCTTCGACGCCGTCATGGTGGAGAACTTCGGTGATGCTCCCTTCTTCGCCGACACCGTGCCTCCGGCCACCATCGCCGCCATGACCGTGGCCGCCGCCGCCATCGCCGATGCCGTCGACGTCCCCATCGGCATCAACGTGCTGCGCAACGATGCCCTGGCCGCGCTCGCCATCGCCTCGGCCGTGGGCGCTGGCTTCATCCGGGTCAACGTCCTGTCGGGGACCATGTTCACCGACCAGGGTCCGATCGTGGGACGCGCCGCCGAGGTGGCCAGGGCGCGACGCACCCTGGCCCCGAATACCCGGGTGTTCGCCGACGTGTTCGTCAAACACGCCACGCCGCCGCCGGGTTCGTCGCTGCGTCTCGCCGCCGCCGACCTGTGGGAGCGCGGTGGAGCGGACGCCCTGATCGTCAGCGGTGACGGCACCGGCGACCCGGTCGACCCCGGAACACTCTCCGAAGTCACTGCCGCCGTGCCGGGTGCCCCCGTCCTCGTGGGATCGGGAGCCACCGCGCAGACCGTCGGCTCGCTGCTGGCAAAGGCGAGCGGCGTGATCGTCGGCACCGCGGTCAAGGTCGGCGGGGTGACGACCGCTCCGGTCGACGCCACCCTGGCGCGGCAGTTCGTGGCCGCGGCCGGCTGA
- a CDS encoding PPC domain-containing DNA-binding protein gives MHYTFTPGPTHLFRLAAGADIAKGLLDFATANGIEAAWVSYLGAVRRAAFRYYDQEALEYRDLVMDQHLEVLIGTGNISMLDGAPFLHSHAVFGDDRGAAFGGHIAPGCEVFSLEVRMEVLEGDPPVRRFDGATGLGLWG, from the coding sequence ATGCACTACACCTTCACCCCGGGACCCACCCACCTGTTCCGGCTCGCCGCCGGTGCCGACATCGCCAAGGGACTCCTCGACTTCGCCACCGCCAACGGGATCGAGGCGGCCTGGGTCTCCTACCTCGGAGCGGTGCGTCGCGCCGCGTTTCGGTACTACGACCAGGAGGCGCTCGAGTACCGGGACCTGGTCATGGATCAGCACCTCGAGGTGCTGATCGGCACCGGGAACATCTCGATGCTCGACGGGGCTCCCTTCCTCCACAGCCACGCCGTGTTCGGCGACGACCGGGGGGCGGCCTTCGGCGGCCACATCGCCCCGGGATGCGAGGTGTTCTCCCTCGAAGTGCGCATGGAGGTACTCGAGGGCGACCCACCGGTGCGCCGGTTCGACGGGGCCACGGGGCTGGGGTTGTGGGGCTGA
- a CDS encoding DUF971 domain-containing protein, whose protein sequence is MADPVRIEVDGPIVTIEWDDGRVDAFDATALRLACPCAGCREPGSTGKVAAVGSVSVTGARLVGGYALNLTFGPDGHATGIYPFTLLRDLGESA, encoded by the coding sequence GTGGCTGATCCGGTCCGCATCGAAGTCGACGGTCCCATAGTGACCATCGAGTGGGACGACGGCCGGGTCGATGCCTTCGACGCGACCGCGCTGCGCCTGGCATGTCCGTGCGCCGGATGCCGCGAACCGGGCTCGACGGGCAAAGTGGCCGCCGTCGGGTCGGTGTCGGTCACCGGTGCCCGGCTCGTAGGCGGGTACGCCCTCAACCTGACCTTCGGTCCCGACGGTCACGCCACCGGCATCTATCCGTTTACCTTGCTGCGCGATCTGGGTGAGTCGGCGTGA
- a CDS encoding DUF5671 domain-containing protein, translated as MWAVFGVLIGLAALGLPVLVVVLIVRAGKRGATGAQVPGAPLRRFFQYGLMYLALVLSGWGLTGLIEAAVEGGDLLRGRSQVAGALSLVVVAAPVFLVLASWTRRRLADDEGERLSIGWLLYLTAAILSALVTAMFALTGFISSVLGDAAWSATLWIKAAVWGAVWWAHWWAARRYPPPDAGRSHRLLGSLFGLWGTLVSVIAIGVIFLDTAYYELFGRGLLSSPLDDLRRFVGPLVVSGAVWWWYWHRHTRTESDSTGWQAHVLLGGVLVGLLSVIVAGGVILFSVLGWFLLDSRDTALDAFAPVPSALALAAVGWLSWAYHRRVLDSAPSARAGEVRRTYTYLLSAVGLSALVLGLTFLIAATIGAAIGGAVLSIFDGGHLALWGLTLVIVGTPLWWRAWSSVQGEGLDGVDERTSLARRLYLSASFGIGGLLALVALITVASRFFEDLFEGSFSSATIYDVRWSVSLVLAVGAMAAYHWRVFRADRQAQPAGTTSLERLLLVAPGEAAALGRALAARTGARVEVWRTGDGEASIEALVASLDGIDGTEGVVVVGPDGVVTGMSARRLG; from the coding sequence ATGTGGGCAGTGTTCGGTGTACTGATCGGGTTGGCCGCGCTCGGCCTACCCGTCCTCGTCGTGGTACTGATCGTGAGGGCGGGCAAGCGGGGGGCGACAGGCGCGCAGGTGCCTGGTGCACCGCTTAGACGCTTCTTCCAATACGGCCTCATGTACCTGGCCCTGGTGTTGTCGGGTTGGGGCCTTACCGGTCTCATCGAGGCGGCGGTCGAAGGGGGAGACCTTCTCCGTGGACGCAGCCAGGTGGCCGGGGCGCTGTCGCTCGTCGTGGTGGCGGCGCCGGTGTTCCTCGTCCTGGCGTCGTGGACCCGTCGGCGACTGGCCGACGACGAAGGTGAGCGACTGTCGATCGGGTGGCTTCTCTACCTGACTGCCGCCATCCTCAGCGCTCTGGTGACGGCGATGTTCGCCCTCACCGGCTTCATCTCGAGTGTGCTCGGGGATGCAGCGTGGTCGGCCACTCTGTGGATCAAGGCAGCGGTGTGGGGTGCCGTCTGGTGGGCCCATTGGTGGGCAGCCCGCCGTTACCCGCCTCCGGATGCCGGACGGAGCCACCGACTCCTCGGTTCGCTGTTCGGGCTCTGGGGGACCCTGGTGTCGGTCATCGCGATCGGCGTGATCTTTCTCGACACGGCCTACTACGAGCTGTTCGGAAGAGGCCTGCTGTCGTCGCCCCTCGACGACCTCCGCAGATTTGTCGGCCCGCTCGTCGTCTCCGGAGCCGTCTGGTGGTGGTACTGGCACCGCCACACGCGCACTGAGAGCGACTCGACCGGTTGGCAGGCACATGTGCTGCTCGGCGGCGTGCTCGTCGGCCTGCTCTCGGTCATCGTCGCTGGCGGGGTCATCCTGTTTTCTGTGCTCGGCTGGTTCCTCCTCGATTCCCGCGACACTGCTCTTGATGCGTTCGCCCCGGTGCCGAGCGCGCTGGCGCTTGCCGCCGTGGGCTGGCTGTCGTGGGCCTACCACCGTCGCGTGCTCGACAGCGCACCTTCGGCGCGTGCCGGCGAGGTGCGACGGACGTACACCTACCTGTTGTCGGCGGTCGGCCTCTCCGCCTTGGTGCTCGGGCTCACCTTCCTGATCGCAGCCACGATCGGGGCCGCCATCGGCGGCGCCGTCCTGTCCATCTTCGATGGCGGTCACCTCGCGCTATGGGGTCTCACGCTCGTCATCGTGGGCACACCGCTGTGGTGGCGTGCGTGGTCGTCGGTGCAGGGCGAGGGGTTGGACGGTGTCGACGAACGGACTTCGCTCGCTCGCCGCCTGTACCTGTCGGCCTCGTTCGGCATCGGTGGACTCCTCGCACTCGTGGCCCTCATCACCGTCGCCTCCCGGTTCTTCGAGGACCTGTTCGAGGGGAGCTTCTCCTCAGCGACCATCTACGACGTGAGGTGGTCGGTCTCTCTCGTCCTCGCCGTCGGGGCGATGGCCGCCTATCACTGGAGGGTCTTCCGCGCCGACCGGCAGGCGCAGCCTGCTGGGACCACCTCGCTCGAACGGCTGCTGCTGGTCGCCCCCGGAGAGGCGGCGGCTCTGGGCCGAGCGCTCGCCGCGCGCACCGGAGCCCGCGTCGAGGTGTGGCGCACCGGCGACGGCGAGGCGTCCATCGAGGCCCTCGTCGCCAGCCTGGACGGTATCGACGGCACCGAGGGCGTCGTGGTGGTCGGCCCCGACGGGGTGGTCACCGGCATGTCGGCTCGCCGTCTCGGTTGA
- a CDS encoding universal stress protein: MRIVIATTGALSADPVAKFAERLTGPDGVVYVTTVIEVPRTFLDEIRSEESMPEPDGNAPWASQEDAVIARYVEERGARLTDPLVAALRERGVDAKVMFLEGEDPTATILEAVDEIGAELIVMGATRALFDESQWQSISARVAREARCPVLVIPAGPVEGDEES, translated from the coding sequence GTGCGTATCGTCATCGCCACCACCGGCGCCCTCAGCGCCGACCCTGTGGCGAAGTTCGCCGAGCGCCTCACCGGGCCCGACGGGGTGGTCTACGTCACCACCGTCATCGAGGTGCCGCGCACCTTCCTCGACGAGATCCGGTCTGAGGAGTCGATGCCGGAACCCGACGGGAATGCACCGTGGGCGAGTCAGGAGGACGCCGTGATAGCCCGGTACGTGGAGGAACGCGGCGCCCGACTCACCGACCCGCTCGTCGCCGCCCTCCGCGAGCGCGGCGTGGATGCCAAGGTGATGTTCCTCGAGGGTGAGGACCCGACCGCCACCATCCTCGAAGCCGTCGACGAGATCGGCGCCGAGCTCATCGTCATGGGGGCGACCCGAGCTCTGTTCGACGAGTCTCAGTGGCAGAGCATCTCCGCCAGGGTCGCCCGCGAGGCCCGCTGCCCGGTTCTGGTCATCCCGGCCGGACCGGTCGAGGGGGACGAGGAGTCCTAG
- a CDS encoding glutamine amidotransferase translates to MSDLRIVHLYAAHMNIYGDAGNVICLRRRLEWRGIGVEVWRVEVGEPLDFASVDIVVAGGGEDRAQVEVAADLVRRSAAIHEAVGDGVVFLTVCGTYQLFGRRFVTVGGQELPGIGVFAAETLGGTRRMIGNVVVEAPWGRLVGFENHSGRTVLDTGQESLGSVVRGHGNDGDSGEEGAVTVNCFGTYLHGSVLPKNPHFADELIRRALFRRHGDDVTLDPLDDHLELTAAEVAAGRA, encoded by the coding sequence ATGAGCGACCTGCGCATCGTCCATCTGTACGCCGCTCACATGAACATCTACGGCGACGCCGGCAACGTGATCTGCCTGCGACGGCGTCTGGAATGGCGCGGCATCGGGGTCGAGGTGTGGCGCGTCGAGGTTGGCGAACCGCTCGACTTCGCCAGCGTCGACATCGTGGTGGCCGGTGGTGGCGAGGACCGAGCCCAGGTGGAAGTCGCCGCCGACCTGGTCAGGCGCTCTGCGGCGATCCACGAGGCAGTGGGCGACGGCGTCGTGTTCCTGACCGTCTGTGGCACCTATCAGTTGTTCGGTCGCCGATTCGTCACGGTCGGGGGTCAGGAGCTCCCCGGGATCGGGGTGTTCGCCGCCGAGACGCTCGGGGGTACGCGTCGCATGATCGGCAACGTCGTGGTGGAGGCACCGTGGGGTCGGCTCGTCGGCTTCGAGAACCACAGTGGTCGCACCGTGCTCGATACTGGCCAGGAGAGCCTGGGGTCGGTAGTCAGGGGTCACGGCAACGACGGGGACAGCGGAGAAGAAGGGGCGGTGACGGTCAACTGCTTCGGGACGTACCTCCACGGCTCTGTCCTACCGAAGAACCCCCACTTCGCCGACGAGCTCATCCGGAGGGCCCTGTTCAGGCGCCACGGCGACGACGTGACCCTGGATCCGCTCGACGACCATCTGGAGCTGACCGCCGCCGAGGTCGCCGCCGGTCGCGCCTAG
- a CDS encoding MurT ligase domain-containing protein — protein MIRLILAIAIGRLAGRLSRLLGRGGSAIPGLVAAKICPTVIDRLVANLPGGVVVVTGTNGKTTTTKLLVTALEAAGTRVITNPTGSNLERGVATVLIERATMRGRPRGDLAVFEVDEAALRTLAPRVRLRLVVVTNLARDQLDRYGELDTTAGHISSALVYAGSSLLNADDPKVAALADGSSSFFGAVAEIRHLMPPDDALYSNAAIRDPSISPVVEVTTVEPLGDGGQVVGLATRTGSVTVRLAVPGVYNAYNAAAALGAAMALGVGAEAAAAAFEQMTPPFGRGQVIEYQGRRVVVLLVKNPSGLNQAVRLLGAVDGPSQVLIAINDEHADGRDVSWLWDARVEELAGTGHRFGASGTRAADMALRLKYAGIDAWHDADLERAVERAVAGAEAGDTVYVVPTYTAMLRLLGTLLPGVPRHEVWA, from the coding sequence GTGATACGCCTCATCCTCGCCATCGCCATCGGGAGGTTGGCCGGGCGTCTCAGTCGCCTTCTCGGCCGTGGCGGCTCTGCGATCCCCGGGCTGGTGGCGGCAAAGATCTGCCCGACCGTCATCGACCGACTGGTCGCCAACCTGCCCGGCGGGGTCGTCGTGGTAACCGGGACCAACGGCAAGACGACCACCACGAAGCTGCTCGTCACCGCCCTGGAGGCCGCCGGCACGCGCGTCATCACCAATCCGACCGGTTCCAACCTGGAGCGCGGCGTCGCCACCGTGCTGATCGAACGGGCCACGATGCGGGGGCGGCCGCGCGGCGACCTGGCCGTGTTCGAGGTCGACGAGGCTGCCCTGAGGACCCTGGCTCCGCGGGTCCGGCTGCGTCTGGTGGTGGTCACCAACCTGGCCCGGGACCAACTCGATCGCTACGGGGAACTCGACACGACGGCCGGGCACATCTCCTCGGCGCTGGTGTACGCCGGGTCGTCGCTCCTCAACGCGGACGATCCCAAGGTGGCGGCGCTCGCCGACGGGTCGTCGTCGTTCTTCGGCGCCGTGGCCGAGATCCGGCACCTGATGCCACCCGACGACGCCCTGTACTCAAACGCCGCCATCCGCGACCCGTCGATCTCGCCGGTCGTAGAGGTAACCACCGTCGAGCCCCTCGGCGACGGAGGGCAGGTGGTTGGTCTGGCGACCCGAACGGGTTCGGTCACCGTCCGCCTCGCCGTACCCGGCGTCTACAACGCCTACAACGCGGCAGCGGCTCTCGGTGCGGCCATGGCGCTCGGGGTTGGCGCCGAGGCGGCGGCGGCGGCGTTCGAGCAGATGACCCCGCCGTTCGGCAGGGGTCAGGTGATCGAGTACCAGGGGCGAAGGGTCGTCGTTCTCCTGGTCAAGAACCCGTCGGGTCTCAACCAGGCGGTCCGACTGTTGGGGGCGGTCGACGGACCGAGTCAGGTGCTCATCGCCATCAACGACGAGCACGCCGACGGGCGCGACGTCTCGTGGCTGTGGGACGCCCGCGTCGAAGAACTAGCGGGAACCGGGCACCGGTTTGGCGCTTCGGGGACCCGGGCGGCCGACATGGCGCTGCGCCTCAAGTACGCCGGCATCGACGCCTGGCACGACGCCGACCTGGAGCGGGCCGTCGAGCGGGCGGTGGCGGGCGCCGAGGCGGGAGACACCGTCTACGTCGTGCCCACCTACACCGCCATGCTCAGGCTGCTGGGCACTCTGCTGCCCGGCGTGCCCCGTCACGAGGTGTGGGCATGA
- a CDS encoding ABC transporter ATP-binding protein codes for MYHGGWRSYIRYDEERDRPRVDRALLRRVLSYARPYRGLLVIVLATIALITVISLAPPLLMRDLLDRAIPDKDIDRVTVLGVAMIAVPVLTGVLGVVQRWASSRAGEGIIFDLRTGLYGHLQRMSLAFFTMSKPGELMSRLNNDVVGAQSAVTGTLISVISNGLSAVATILVMLQLEWRLTIAAVLVLPLFIVPGRRVGRVLRTITREQMEANARLNTAMSETLNVSGALLVKLFGRTDDEDRRFAGHASRVRDLGVRRALVGRWFQMALGVVGAIGTAIVFWFGAVLVIRGSLTIGTVVALSAYLGQLYGPLSALSNARVELATSLVSFERVFEVLDLDHDIDDAGAASQPEPIEGRVTFDEVSFDYRQALPEGLENVDRLPGRGSEADEGEVAPLLPSRAKAIDGLSIDVSAGSLVALVGPSGAGKTTVTYLIPRLYEATGGRVLIDGRDVRGMSLATLAGAVGVVTQETHLFHDSIGTNLRYAKPDATDDELVAAALAAHIHDFIAGLPEGYDTVVGERGYRLSGGEKQRIAIARVILKDPRILILDEATSHLDARSEALIQAALDRVLHDRTAFVVAHRLSTVLAADLILVLDEGRLVEQGTHDELLAIGGLYAELFHTQFAGSRR; via the coding sequence ATGTACCACGGAGGCTGGCGGTCCTACATCCGCTACGACGAGGAGCGGGATCGTCCTAGGGTGGACCGCGCCCTGCTCCGGCGCGTCCTGTCCTACGCCCGGCCCTACCGGGGACTCCTGGTCATCGTGCTGGCGACCATCGCGTTGATCACCGTGATCTCGCTGGCGCCGCCTCTGCTGATGCGTGACCTGCTGGACCGCGCCATTCCCGACAAGGATATCGATCGGGTGACGGTGCTCGGTGTGGCCATGATCGCGGTGCCGGTCCTGACCGGCGTGCTGGGGGTGGTACAGCGGTGGGCGAGCTCGCGGGCCGGCGAGGGCATCATCTTCGACCTCCGCACCGGGTTGTATGGCCACCTGCAGCGGATGTCGCTTGCCTTCTTCACGATGTCCAAGCCGGGCGAGCTCATGTCGCGACTCAACAACGACGTGGTCGGCGCCCAGTCGGCCGTCACCGGGACCCTGATCTCGGTCATCTCGAACGGGCTGTCGGCCGTGGCGACGATCCTGGTGATGCTGCAGCTGGAGTGGCGGCTCACCATCGCCGCCGTGCTCGTCCTGCCGCTGTTCATCGTCCCCGGCCGACGGGTGGGGAGGGTGCTGCGGACCATCACCCGAGAGCAGATGGAGGCGAATGCGCGCCTCAACACGGCGATGAGTGAGACCCTCAACGTGAGCGGGGCGCTGCTGGTCAAGCTGTTCGGGCGAACCGACGACGAGGACCGGCGCTTCGCCGGGCATGCCAGCAGAGTTCGAGACCTGGGCGTCCGCAGGGCGCTCGTCGGACGGTGGTTCCAGATGGCGCTAGGGGTCGTCGGCGCCATCGGCACCGCCATCGTGTTCTGGTTCGGTGCCGTGCTCGTGATCAGGGGGAGCCTCACCATCGGCACCGTGGTGGCCCTGTCGGCGTACCTGGGCCAGCTCTACGGGCCCCTGTCGGCGCTGTCGAATGCCCGGGTTGAACTCGCCACCTCCCTGGTGTCGTTCGAGCGGGTGTTCGAGGTCCTCGATCTGGATCACGACATCGACGACGCCGGCGCCGCCTCGCAGCCGGAACCCATCGAGGGTCGGGTCACCTTCGACGAGGTGTCGTTCGACTACCGCCAGGCACTGCCCGAGGGTCTCGAGAACGTCGACCGGCTTCCGGGGCGAGGCTCCGAGGCGGATGAAGGGGAGGTTGCACCGCTGCTGCCCAGCCGGGCGAAGGCGATCGACGGACTCTCGATCGACGTCTCTGCGGGGAGTCTGGTGGCGCTGGTCGGACCCAGTGGAGCGGGGAAGACGACGGTCACCTATCTCATCCCGCGGCTCTACGAGGCCACGGGGGGCCGGGTGCTCATCGACGGGCGAGATGTGCGGGGTATGTCGCTGGCCACGCTCGCCGGAGCCGTCGGTGTCGTCACCCAGGAGACACACCTGTTCCACGACTCGATCGGCACCAACCTGCGGTATGCCAAGCCGGATGCCACCGACGACGAGCTGGTGGCGGCGGCGCTCGCCGCTCACATCCACGACTTCATCGCCGGGCTCCCGGAGGGCTACGACACGGTGGTGGGGGAGCGGGGCTACCGGCTCTCGGGGGGAGAGAAGCAGCGGATCGCCATTGCCCGGGTCATTCTCAAGGACCCGCGGATCCTGATCCTCGACGAGGCGACGTCCCACCTCGACGCACGGTCCGAGGCACTCATCCAGGCAGCGTTGGACCGGGTGCTGCACGACCGGACCGCTTTCGTGGTGGCGCACCGACTGTCGACGGTGCTCGCCGCCGACCTGATCCTGGTCCTCGACGAGGGCCGGTTGGTCGAGCAGGGCACGCACGACGAGCTGCTCGCCATCGGCGGCCTGTACGCCGAGCTGTTCCACACCCAGTTCGCCGGCAGCCGCCGGTAA